The genomic window GCGATGGTGTGCAGGGGGGCGTCGGTGTCGCGGAGAAGGCGGGCGGCGGTGAGGAGGCGCCAGCGGGTGACGTAGGAGAGCGGGGGTTCGCCGACGGTGGCGGTGAAGCGGCGGGCCAGGGTGGCGCGGGAGACGCCGGCGATGTCGCTGAGGTCGGGGACGGTCCAGGCACGAGCCGGGTCTTCGTGGACGGCGCGCAGGGCGGCGGCGACGGCGGGGTCGGCGAACGCGCCGGCCCAGCCGGTGGGGTGGGCGTCGGCCTGTTCGTCGAACCAGGCGCGCAGGATGAACAGCAGCATGGTCTCCAGCAGCGCGGGCACCGCGGCGTCGCTGCCCTGGCTCGGTTCGGCGATCTCGGCGGCAAGCAGATCCACCGCACCGCGCAGCGCGGGATGACGGCCGGGGCGGGCGGGCAGGTGGATGAACTCCGGCAGTTCGTCGAGCAGCGGGTGGGAGCGCGCTCGACCCAGTTCGTATGCGCCGCAGAGTAGTTCGGTGCGCACCCCGGGCCCGACGATCTCCCGCGGCTCACCGGGCCGGGCGGTTTCGGTCACCGCGCTCTCGAGGTTGTCGACCAGGTCGTGATCGGCGCCGCGCGGCATGAAAAGCACATCGCCGACTCCGAGCGCGATCGGCTCACCTTCCGGCGGAACGACCCAGCAAGATCCGCGCAGCACGACGTGGAACCCCGCTCCGGGCACGA from Nocardia bhagyanarayanae includes these protein-coding regions:
- a CDS encoding AraC family transcriptional regulator, whose translation is MDILSETIAAIRTGNPASGLFIRHAPWGRRYPVVPGAGFHVVLRGSCWVVPPEGEPIALGVGDVLFMPRGADHDLVDNLESAVTETARPGEPREIVGPGVRTELLCGAYELGRARSHPLLDELPEFIHLPARPGRHPALRGAVDLLAAEIAEPSQGSDAAVPALLETMLLFILRAWFDEQADAHPTGWAGAFADPAVAAALRAVHEDPARAWTVPDLSDIAGVSRATLARRFTATVGEPPLSYVTRWRLLTAARLLRDTDAPLHTIARKVGYTSEFAFAKAFKREYGQAPGHYRRNPTQPAVIAV